In Halovivax gelatinilyticus, the following are encoded in one genomic region:
- a CDS encoding hydantoinase/oxoprolinase family protein, with protein MSSEISTRIGVDVGGTFTDTVFLDESTNELTIAKSSSTPADYSRGILESIRAITTDLSDVQFFSHGTTVGVNALLENDLCEMGLLTTAGFRDVIEIGRSNRTNMYDPFYEKPDPLIPRRARREVTERIDTNGDVVEPLDEASVRAALDRLVDQGVDGVCVSLLHAYANPVHERRIGDLIDEDYPDLFYTLSSDLSREYREYERTSTAAINLGITPVMEDYLDTLEAEFDRMGFDDELYIMQSNGGIMTTDSAKGNPVNTLKSSLSGGVAGLLTLADALGRENFIGADMGGTSFDIELVVDGEARTRSSYEVETPTSGDDGYPVMTPTLDVHSIGAGGGSIAWIDDGGGLHVGPKSAGADPGPICYGRGGTDPTVTDANAVLGRLNPDHLLGGDLSLDLEPARAAFDELGGRLDLDPDEAAAGILEIANANMARSIRTNVLRKGIDPRDFTMVAFGGAGPTHAVDIAGQIGIPEVLVPNSPGNFSAWGILTTDVKHDYVQTYVNAVADVAPETLADEFETLEDQGDAQLADEAIPESDRRFVRAVDVRYVGQEHTLTVPIPDDRITESTLSAVTERFDEAHQQQYLHSAPAEPKEFVSIRLTAFGSVTPPELPTIETGSETPPEAAFLGERAVHFDETGFVETPIVDRSALVATNRIEGPAVVEEQTSTTVVPPWSTLSVDDYGHLRLTTGADEDGAETVRIDEVAGETGGDGR; from the coding sequence ATGTCGTCCGAAATTTCGACACGGATAGGCGTAGACGTCGGTGGGACGTTCACCGATACGGTGTTTCTCGACGAGTCGACGAACGAGTTGACGATCGCGAAGTCCTCGTCGACCCCCGCCGATTACTCGCGGGGGATTTTAGAGTCGATTCGAGCGATTACGACCGACCTCTCGGACGTACAGTTCTTCAGCCACGGGACGACCGTCGGCGTGAACGCGCTCTTAGAAAACGACCTGTGCGAGATGGGATTGCTGACGACGGCGGGCTTTCGCGACGTCATAGAAATCGGTCGAAGCAACCGGACCAACATGTACGATCCGTTCTACGAGAAGCCGGACCCGCTCATCCCGCGCCGGGCTCGACGCGAGGTGACAGAGCGGATCGATACGAACGGTGACGTGGTCGAACCGCTGGACGAAGCGTCGGTTCGGGCAGCGCTCGATCGACTCGTCGACCAGGGCGTCGACGGCGTCTGCGTCTCGTTGCTACACGCCTACGCGAACCCGGTACACGAACGCCGAATCGGCGACCTCATCGACGAGGACTACCCCGACCTGTTCTACACGCTCTCTTCGGACCTCTCCAGGGAGTATCGGGAGTACGAGCGGACGTCGACCGCCGCGATCAACCTCGGCATCACCCCGGTAATGGAAGACTACCTGGACACGCTAGAAGCGGAATTCGACCGAATGGGCTTCGACGACGAACTCTACATCATGCAGTCCAACGGCGGTATCATGACGACCGACAGCGCGAAGGGGAATCCGGTGAACACGCTGAAGTCGAGTCTCTCCGGTGGCGTCGCCGGGTTGCTCACCCTCGCCGACGCGCTCGGTCGCGAGAACTTCATCGGCGCGGACATGGGCGGGACGAGTTTCGACATCGAGCTCGTCGTCGACGGCGAGGCCCGAACCCGATCGTCCTACGAGGTCGAAACGCCGACGTCCGGCGACGACGGCTATCCGGTCATGACGCCGACGCTCGACGTCCACTCGATCGGCGCCGGCGGCGGGTCGATCGCCTGGATCGACGACGGTGGCGGGCTCCACGTCGGTCCGAAGAGCGCCGGCGCCGATCCGGGCCCCATCTGCTACGGGCGGGGCGGGACCGACCCGACCGTCACGGACGCCAACGCCGTTCTCGGTCGGTTGAATCCGGATCACCTCCTCGGCGGCGACCTCTCGCTCGACCTCGAACCCGCGCGGGCGGCCTTCGACGAACTCGGCGGACGGCTCGATCTCGATCCGGACGAGGCCGCCGCGGGCATTCTGGAGATCGCGAACGCGAACATGGCTCGGTCGATCAGGACCAACGTGCTCCGAAAGGGAATCGATCCGCGCGACTTTACGATGGTCGCGTTCGGCGGCGCCGGTCCGACCCACGCCGTCGATATCGCCGGTCAGATCGGCATTCCGGAGGTCCTCGTTCCGAACTCCCCGGGCAACTTCTCGGCGTGGGGCATCCTGACGACCGACGTCAAACACGATTACGTCCAGACGTACGTCAACGCCGTCGCCGACGTCGCTCCCGAGACGCTCGCCGACGAGTTCGAAACGCTCGAGGATCAGGGTGACGCCCAGCTCGCCGACGAGGCGATCCCCGAGTCGGACAGGCGGTTCGTCCGCGCCGTCGACGTCAGGTACGTCGGCCAGGAACACACGCTGACCGTTCCGATCCCCGACGACCGGATCACCGAGTCGACGCTTTCGGCCGTCACCGAGCGGTTCGACGAGGCCCACCAGCAGCAGTATCTCCACTCCGCGCCGGCCGAACCGAAGGAGTTCGTCTCGATCAGGCTGACGGCGTTCGGGTCGGTCACGCCGCCGGAGCTGCCGACGATCGAGACCGGATCGGAGACGCCGCCCGAGGCGGCGTTCCTCGGCGAACGCGCGGTCCACTTCGACGAGACCGGCTTCGTCGAGACGCCGATCGTCGATCGGTCAGCACTGGTGGCGACCAACCGAATCGAGGGACCGGCCGTCGTCGAAGAGCAGACGTCGACGACGGTGGTTCCGCCCTGGAGTACGCTCTCTGTCGACGATTACGGCCACCTGCGTCTGACGACGGGAGCCGACGAGGACGGAGCGGAGACGGTACGCATCGACGAGGTCGCCGGCGAGACCGGAGGTGACGGCCGATGA
- a CDS encoding hydantoinase B/oxoprolinase family protein, producing the protein MTAIDPVTVEVLRNALANACETMKVTVERTAYSSVITEVVDYSVAIIDPEGNLIAETAGLPVFLATLSHSVLEVDDVIGYENLDDGDIIFCNDPYSGGFSHNPDVTVMKPVFADGELLAFTCFRGHVLDMGSRTPGGWLNNCENVYQDGVCFPPVKLFTAGSENEDVTRLIQRSTRYPETVMGDIRAMVSAVRVGDDRLSQLLSQYGRETYDAATSRMLENAEGIAREAVAALPDGTYAGEYAADGDGDDDDPITDEIRVKMEMTIDGDEMHIDFSGSDEQTNGPMNCPGPTTESVVRMGFKGLTTPNDANNEGYFEPLTVETPSGTVVDPEPPASCALNWIHVGGIPDLMLKLLEDEIPDDVTASHFGTPCANFVYGLDPRTERGYMLVEGDAGGWGAMPDADGQSALFTKELGDTRNTPIEVLESQYPLRAEAFTLVEDSGGPGEYRGGLGVRRSYTPVDHDAQITATFDRQERSPPWGVCGGEEAGRVNSVYVDRADGDRERWGKLTDVTVAEEETMHFQTGGGGGYGHPHDRDPEAVRADVIDGYVSREQAAERYGVVVTEGGELDREATADRREAAATDGSEASGD; encoded by the coding sequence ATGACGGCGATCGATCCGGTCACGGTCGAGGTGCTTCGAAACGCGCTCGCGAACGCCTGCGAGACGATGAAAGTCACCGTCGAGCGGACGGCCTACAGCTCCGTCATCACCGAGGTGGTCGACTACAGCGTCGCGATCATCGATCCCGAGGGGAACCTGATCGCGGAGACGGCGGGACTACCGGTCTTCCTGGCGACCCTCTCGCACTCGGTCCTGGAGGTCGACGACGTGATCGGGTACGAGAACCTGGACGACGGCGACATCATCTTCTGTAACGATCCGTACTCCGGCGGGTTCTCGCACAACCCGGACGTCACGGTGATGAAACCGGTGTTCGCGGACGGCGAACTGCTCGCGTTCACCTGCTTTCGCGGGCACGTCCTCGACATGGGCTCGCGGACGCCCGGCGGCTGGCTGAACAACTGCGAAAACGTCTACCAGGACGGCGTCTGCTTCCCGCCGGTGAAGCTGTTCACGGCCGGCTCGGAGAACGAGGACGTCACGCGACTGATCCAGCGCTCGACGCGGTATCCGGAGACGGTCATGGGCGACATTCGGGCCATGGTCTCGGCCGTCCGCGTCGGCGACGACCGACTCAGCCAGTTACTCTCACAGTACGGTCGCGAGACGTACGACGCGGCGACGAGTCGGATGTTAGAAAACGCGGAGGGAATCGCGAGAGAGGCCGTCGCGGCGCTGCCGGACGGAACCTACGCCGGCGAGTACGCGGCGGACGGTGACGGTGACGACGACGATCCGATCACCGACGAGATCCGCGTGAAGATGGAGATGACGATCGACGGCGACGAGATGCACATCGATTTTTCGGGCTCCGACGAGCAGACGAACGGGCCGATGAACTGTCCCGGACCGACGACCGAATCCGTCGTGAGGATGGGCTTTAAAGGCCTGACGACGCCGAACGACGCCAACAACGAGGGCTACTTCGAACCGTTGACGGTCGAGACGCCGAGTGGCACCGTCGTCGATCCGGAGCCGCCGGCCTCCTGTGCGCTAAACTGGATCCACGTGGGCGGCATTCCCGACCTGATGCTCAAACTGCTCGAAGACGAGATCCCGGACGACGTGACGGCGAGTCACTTCGGGACGCCGTGTGCCAACTTCGTCTACGGCCTCGATCCGCGGACGGAACGCGGGTACATGCTCGTCGAGGGTGACGCCGGCGGCTGGGGCGCCATGCCCGACGCCGACGGCCAGAGCGCCCTCTTTACGAAGGAACTCGGCGACACCCGAAATACGCCGATCGAGGTGCTCGAATCGCAGTATCCGCTCCGGGCTGAGGCGTTCACGCTCGTCGAAGACTCCGGCGGGCCCGGCGAGTACCGCGGCGGCCTCGGCGTCCGGCGCTCGTACACGCCGGTCGACCACGACGCCCAGATCACGGCGACGTTCGACCGACAGGAGCGGTCGCCGCCGTGGGGCGTCTGCGGCGGCGAGGAGGCCGGCCGCGTCAACAGCGTCTACGTCGACCGGGCCGACGGCGACCGGGAGCGCTGGGGCAAGCTCACCGACGTGACCGTCGCCGAAGAAGAGACCATGCACTTCCAGACGGGCGGCGGTGGCGGCTACGGCCATCCGCACGACCGGGACCCGGAAGCCGTCCGCGCGGACGTCATCGACGGCTACGTCTCCAGGGAACAGGCGGCCGAGCGATACGGGGTCGTCGTCACCGAGGGTGGCGAACTGGATCGCGAGGCGACCGCTGATCGCCGCGAGGCCGCAGCGACCGACGGAAGCGAGGCCTCGGGGGACTGA
- a CDS encoding DUF3830 family protein has product MVTPPSADGTTLALSFEGGETVPVVLREERSPETCAAICDALPIEELAYHSRWSGREVNVSVSVDSTIPPEDRTAHTSVGDVVYWRDWQLPTEEAPEAIAVYYGPETTRGPQGPLSVTPFGHVPPAHWEPLESVGERIWREGGERLTLRVDGE; this is encoded by the coding sequence ATGGTGACGCCGCCGTCCGCCGATGGAACGACGCTCGCCCTCTCGTTCGAAGGAGGTGAGACCGTCCCGGTCGTCCTCCGCGAGGAGCGATCGCCCGAGACGTGCGCGGCGATCTGCGACGCCCTGCCGATCGAGGAGCTCGCCTACCACTCGCGCTGGTCGGGCCGGGAAGTGAACGTCTCGGTCTCCGTCGACTCGACGATCCCGCCCGAGGATCGAACGGCTCACACCAGCGTCGGCGACGTCGTCTACTGGCGCGACTGGCAACTCCCGACCGAGGAGGCGCCCGAGGCGATCGCGGTCTACTACGGACCCGAGACGACGCGCGGCCCGCAGGGCCCGCTGTCGGTGACGCCGTTCGGGCACGTCCCGCCGGCCCACTGGGAGCCGCTCGAATCCGTCGGCGAGCGGATCTGGCGGGAGGGTGGCGAGCGGTTGACGCTGCGAGTGGACGGCGAGTAA
- a CDS encoding hydantoinase B/oxoprolinase family protein: MTQTGPSSDLDAATVEVIRNYLTSAAAEMQRTLVRTAYNTVVYEILDFGISVYDREMRLIADSPGLALFLGANDGALERAIEHVGTDALEPGDVLMLNYPYWSGTHVLDMCLIAPVFYDDEIVGYTTCRAHWLDLGAKDPGYVLDSTDMHQEGLVFPGTKVYEAGEPDEEIIDLVRFNSRIPDKVIGDLHAQVSSLETGNRRLRELYETYGEDAVEAAIDAVIDHGERTAREAVEALPDGTWTGVDYADGVGRDPDDGIRVQADVTIDGGDFTVDLSGSADEVEEPLNIPRGMTETICKLCFKTVTTPDEDSNDGQYQPLSVVAPEGNVFNAQYPAPTFTVWTAITGIDVIYQALAKALPDRVPAASGGEPIGIQIYGEHPDTGEMFVEANNDAVGWGATRSQDGESALMHISETMVRNVPIEVFENKAPIRLNRLELRDDSGGEGERRGGLGTRRDYEFTEPSGALSILQRSRSPGWGLAGGGPGARNVIVVDADDPDGERLSILVDNDHLYDAEGGERYAGMMRGDFEPGETLSVRTGGGGGYGDPTERDPEAVREDVADGYVSREAARETYGVVVTAEGELDREATEKLRS, from the coding sequence ATGACACAGACTGGCCCCTCATCGGACCTCGACGCAGCGACGGTCGAAGTGATCCGCAACTACCTCACGTCGGCCGCAGCCGAGATGCAACGGACGCTGGTTCGGACGGCCTACAACACCGTCGTCTACGAGATCCTCGACTTCGGCATCTCCGTCTACGACCGCGAGATGCGACTGATCGCCGATTCGCCCGGGCTCGCGCTCTTTCTGGGGGCGAACGACGGTGCCCTGGAGCGAGCCATCGAGCACGTCGGCACCGACGCTCTGGAGCCGGGCGACGTGCTCATGCTCAACTATCCCTACTGGAGCGGGACGCACGTCCTCGACATGTGTCTCATCGCCCCGGTCTTCTACGACGACGAAATCGTCGGCTACACGACTTGTCGGGCACACTGGCTCGACCTCGGGGCGAAGGATCCCGGCTACGTGCTCGACTCGACCGACATGCACCAGGAAGGGCTGGTCTTTCCCGGCACGAAGGTCTACGAGGCCGGCGAACCGGACGAAGAGATCATCGACCTCGTTCGCTTTAACTCGCGAATTCCGGACAAGGTCATCGGCGACTTACACGCACAGGTGTCCTCGCTGGAGACCGGCAATCGCCGGCTGCGCGAGCTCTACGAGACGTACGGCGAGGACGCCGTCGAGGCGGCGATCGACGCCGTGATCGACCACGGCGAACGGACGGCGCGAGAGGCCGTCGAAGCGCTGCCGGACGGCACCTGGACCGGCGTCGACTACGCCGACGGCGTCGGTCGCGATCCGGACGACGGGATACGCGTACAGGCCGACGTGACGATCGACGGCGGCGACTTCACGGTGGATCTCTCCGGGTCGGCCGACGAAGTCGAAGAGCCGCTTAACATCCCCCGCGGGATGACCGAGACCATCTGCAAACTCTGTTTCAAGACGGTGACGACGCCCGACGAGGACTCGAACGACGGGCAGTACCAGCCGTTGTCGGTCGTCGCGCCCGAGGGCAACGTCTTCAACGCCCAGTACCCCGCGCCGACGTTCACCGTCTGGACCGCGATCACCGGCATCGACGTCATCTACCAGGCGCTGGCGAAGGCGCTACCCGACCGCGTGCCGGCCGCCTCGGGCGGCGAACCGATCGGGATCCAGATCTACGGCGAACACCCCGATACCGGCGAGATGTTCGTCGAGGCGAACAACGACGCCGTCGGCTGGGGCGCGACGCGCAGCCAGGACGGCGAGAGCGCCCTGATGCACATCTCGGAGACCATGGTCCGAAACGTCCCCATCGAGGTGTTCGAGAACAAGGCGCCGATCCGGTTGAACCGGCTCGAACTGCGCGACGATTCCGGCGGCGAGGGCGAGAGGCGCGGCGGTCTCGGCACGCGTCGCGACTACGAGTTCACGGAACCGAGCGGCGCGCTTTCGATCTTACAGCGCTCGCGCTCGCCCGGCTGGGGGCTCGCCGGCGGCGGCCCGGGCGCCAGAAACGTCATCGTCGTCGACGCCGACGACCCGGATGGAGAGCGCCTCTCGATACTCGTCGACAACGACCACCTCTACGACGCCGAGGGCGGCGAGCGGTACGCCGGGATGATGCGCGGCGATTTCGAACCCGGCGAGACCCTGTCGGTCCGAACCGGCGGCGGTGGCGGCTACGGCGATCCGACGGAGCGCGACCCCGAGGCGGTCCGCGAAGACGTCGCCGACGGCTACGTCTCCCGCGAGGCCGCCCGCGAGACGTACGGCGTGGTCGTCACCGCCGAGGGCGAACTGGACCGTGAGGCGACTGAGAAGCTGCGCTCGTAG
- a CDS encoding ABC transporter ATP-binding protein, producing the protein MTGETEPLLSVRDVTKHFLVKSGLLNRREKRVRAVDGVSFDVEPGETLAVVGESGCGKTTLGKIVSRLLEPTAGEIHFDGTDISSLSNRQLRDVRRNLQVVYQDPTSSLNPRRRVKSVVADPLVVHGIGSKAERRERVVEMMKLVDLPPEFIHRYPTELSGGQKQRVAIARALILNPKLVVLDEPTSALDVSVQAKVISLLEDLQERLDLTYVVISHDLSLVKNIADRIAVMYLGKFMEVGTSEQLFENPLNPYTEQLLSAIPVVESDELAMKPDSVKTTGEPPDPIDPPSGCSFHPRCHKRFGACSAVDPELVEREPGHEVRCLLYPGEKRAQVDAYADEDERRRMRADIGADD; encoded by the coding sequence ATGACGGGCGAGACGGAACCGCTCCTCTCGGTGCGCGACGTAACGAAGCACTTTCTCGTCAAGAGCGGACTGTTGAACCGACGCGAAAAACGCGTTCGCGCCGTCGACGGCGTCAGCTTCGACGTCGAACCCGGCGAGACGCTCGCCGTCGTCGGCGAGAGCGGCTGTGGAAAGACCACGCTCGGAAAGATCGTCAGCCGCCTGCTAGAACCGACCGCGGGCGAGATCCACTTCGACGGGACCGACATCTCCTCGCTTAGCAACCGACAGCTGCGCGATGTCAGGCGCAACTTACAGGTCGTCTATCAGGACCCGACCTCCTCGTTGAATCCGCGACGCCGCGTCAAAAGCGTCGTCGCCGATCCGCTGGTCGTCCACGGCATCGGGTCCAAGGCCGAGCGACGGGAGCGAGTCGTCGAGATGATGAAGCTCGTCGACCTCCCGCCGGAGTTCATCCACCGGTATCCGACCGAACTCTCGGGCGGACAAAAACAGCGCGTCGCCATCGCGCGGGCGCTGATCCTCAATCCGAAGCTCGTCGTCTTGGACGAGCCGACGAGCGCGCTGGACGTGAGCGTCCAGGCGAAGGTCATCTCGCTGCTCGAAGACCTCCAGGAGCGGTTGGATCTCACGTACGTCGTCATCAGCCACGATCTGAGCCTGGTCAAGAACATCGCCGATCGGATCGCCGTCATGTACCTCGGGAAGTTCATGGAGGTCGGAACGAGCGAGCAGCTGTTCGAGAATCCGCTCAATCCGTACACCGAACAACTGCTCTCTGCGATTCCGGTCGTCGAGAGCGACGAGCTCGCGATGAAACCGGATTCGGTCAAAACGACGGGCGAACCGCCGGATCCGATCGATCCGCCGTCGGGCTGTTCGTTCCACCCGCGCTGTCACAAGCGCTTCGGCGCGTGTTCGGCCGTCGACCCCGAGCTGGTCGAACGGGAACCCGGACACGAAGTTCGCTGTCTGCTCTATCCCGGGGAGAAACGAGCGCAGGTCGACGCCTACGCCGACGAGGACGAGCGACGGCGAATGCGAGCCGACATCGGCGCCGACGACTAG
- a CDS encoding ABC transporter ATP-binding protein encodes MADPLVDVSDLHVHFNTYEGRHRVLNGVDLTIEEGETVALVGETGCGKSVTADTILGVLPQPPGEIVEGEIRYRGEEVLADPNRHEEIQADEMSMIFQDPMSHLSPVFTIGDMMSDILTYQGERDVTWREIVRNYLGRDTDRADEIRDRSADLLERLQIPDPEGVLDRYPMELSGGMRQRVMIAMALLNEPEFLIADEPTTALDVTVQEQIIDLFKDRLLGDNLSMLYITHNLGVARELADRIYVMYAGTIVESGETQELFDSPLHPYTKGLIESIPKLTDFDRSGIPGTIPDYTDPPAGCRFHPRCPAAIEGTCDVETPPDVTIAAHDVHCHLYEEGMTLSEATTVAENEIEYAARDASEADARAVASTTAEAIHAEAGENDE; translated from the coding sequence ATGGCGGATCCGCTCGTCGACGTCTCCGACCTGCACGTCCACTTTAACACCTACGAGGGGCGACATCGGGTGCTAAACGGCGTCGACCTGACGATCGAGGAGGGTGAAACGGTCGCGCTCGTCGGCGAGACCGGCTGCGGAAAGAGCGTGACCGCAGACACCATCCTCGGCGTCCTCCCGCAACCGCCCGGAGAGATCGTCGAGGGCGAAATTCGCTACCGGGGCGAGGAGGTGCTCGCGGATCCGAACCGACACGAGGAGATCCAGGCCGACGAGATGAGCATGATCTTCCAGGATCCGATGAGCCACCTCAGCCCGGTCTTTACGATCGGCGACATGATGTCGGACATCCTCACCTACCAGGGTGAAAGAGACGTCACCTGGCGCGAGATCGTCCGAAACTACCTCGGGCGCGATACGGATCGCGCGGACGAAATCCGCGATCGCAGCGCCGACCTCCTAGAGCGCCTCCAGATCCCGGATCCCGAGGGCGTCCTGGACCGGTACCCGATGGAACTCTCCGGCGGCATGCGCCAGCGGGTGATGATCGCGATGGCGCTCCTCAACGAACCCGAGTTCCTCATCGCCGACGAGCCGACCACCGCGCTCGACGTCACCGTCCAGGAGCAGATCATCGACCTGTTCAAAGACCGGCTGTTGGGCGACAACCTCTCGATGCTGTACATCACCCACAACCTCGGCGTCGCCCGCGAACTGGCGGATCGAATCTACGTGATGTACGCCGGAACGATCGTCGAATCGGGCGAAACCCAGGAGCTCTTCGATTCACCGCTCCATCCCTACACCAAGGGATTGATCGAGAGCATCCCGAAGCTCACCGACTTCGATCGATCGGGCATTCCGGGAACGATTCCGGACTACACCGACCCGCCGGCCGGCTGTCGGTTCCATCCCCGGTGTCCGGCCGCCATCGAGGGAACCTGCGACGTCGAAACGCCGCCCGACGTCACCATCGCCGCCCACGACGTTCACTGTCACCTGTACGAAGAGGGGATGACGCTCTCCGAGGCGACGACGGTCGCCGAGAACGAGATCGAGTACGCGGCGCGCGACGCGTCCGAAGCGGACGCCCGAGCCGTAGCGTCGACTACCGCGGAAGCGATTCACGCCGAAGCGGGTGAGAACGATGAGTAA
- a CDS encoding ABC transporter permease has protein sequence MSLETDDSVAATGWRATMERRGEDLRRLAYRFRQNPLSIVGLTIIALFVFVAIFAPYLAPYPGHAGFGDDPSTNFDRSLEGPSLDHPLGTDQAGRDILSRIMFGTRLSLQLGLFVTGVAIGIGVPIGLAAGYLGGPFATIAMRTSDVFLAVPPLVLALTVIVALEPGLTNAMIAIAAVWWPWYARLTYGEVLSVKEETYVEAARGIGARTHRILFREILPNVMAPISVKFSLDMGYAILVGAGLGFLGLGAQPPTPEWGTMTAEGRNYLPASWWYSTFPGLAIFLAVLGFNFLGDGLRDMFDVEVE, from the coding sequence ATGAGCCTCGAAACGGACGACTCCGTGGCCGCAACCGGCTGGCGGGCGACGATGGAGCGCCGGGGAGAAGACCTCCGACGGCTGGCCTACCGGTTCCGACAGAATCCCCTCTCGATCGTCGGCCTGACGATCATCGCGCTGTTCGTCTTCGTGGCGATATTCGCGCCGTATCTCGCGCCGTACCCCGGTCACGCCGGGTTCGGCGACGATCCGTCGACGAACTTCGACCGATCGCTCGAAGGGCCGTCGCTAGACCACCCGCTCGGCACCGACCAGGCCGGTCGCGACATCCTCTCGCGGATCATGTTCGGGACCCGACTCTCGTTACAACTCGGGCTGTTCGTCACCGGCGTCGCCATCGGGATCGGCGTCCCGATCGGGCTCGCCGCCGGCTACCTGGGCGGGCCGTTCGCGACGATCGCGATGCGCACCTCGGACGTCTTCCTCGCCGTCCCGCCGCTCGTACTGGCGTTGACCGTCATCGTCGCCTTGGAACCCGGCTTAACGAATGCCATGATCGCCATCGCCGCGGTGTGGTGGCCGTGGTACGCCAGGTTAACCTACGGAGAGGTGTTATCGGTGAAAGAAGAGACCTACGTCGAGGCCGCGCGGGGGATCGGTGCTCGAACCCACCGCATCCTCTTTCGGGAGATCCTCCCGAACGTCATGGCGCCGATCAGCGTGAAATTCAGCCTGGACATGGGGTACGCCATCCTCGTCGGCGCGGGCCTCGGATTCCTCGGCCTCGGTGCCCAGCCCCCGACGCCCGAGTGGGGGACGATGACGGCCGAAGGGCGCAACTACCTGCCGGCGAGCTGGTGGTACTCGACCTTCCCGGGACTGGCGATCTTCCTCGCCGTCCTCGGGTTTAACTTCCTGGGCGACGGCCTTCGAGACATGTTCGACGTGGAGGTGGAGTAG
- a CDS encoding ABC transporter permease — MSYRNYLLKRILSVIPVFFGLSILIFFLARVVPGDPARQALGPRASEEAVEQLREDMGLNDPIWVQYGEYMTSLFQGEMGVALTTSRDVSADLAYYFPATLELVVVAMLIAILVGVPLGIISAKNKDQFEDNASRALSFVGVSMPQFWAAILLQLVFAFWLGLLPATGRIGDVGYTQVTGFLLFDSLITFNFAAFQSAAAHIFLPALTLSLAPMADITRMTRSSFIEEYNKEYVEGLRTHSIPEKLLVYKYVLKRSSTSTLTIAGLDFGFLIGGAFLVEIVFGWPGMARYGVDAILANDINAVVGVTLVIGIIYLLANLVVDILYGYLDPRVRVSGGRQ; from the coding sequence ATGTCGTATCGAAATTATCTCCTGAAACGAATCCTGTCGGTCATTCCGGTGTTCTTCGGACTGTCGATTCTCATCTTCTTCCTGGCGCGAGTCGTCCCGGGCGATCCGGCACGACAGGCGCTCGGACCGCGCGCCTCCGAGGAAGCCGTCGAACAACTCCGCGAGGATATGGGGCTCAACGATCCGATCTGGGTCCAGTACGGCGAGTACATGACCAGCCTGTTCCAGGGAGAGATGGGCGTCGCGCTGACGACGAGTCGCGACGTCTCCGCCGACCTCGCCTACTACTTTCCGGCGACGCTCGAACTGGTCGTCGTCGCGATGTTGATCGCCATCCTCGTCGGCGTGCCACTCGGGATCATTTCGGCGAAGAACAAAGACCAGTTCGAAGATAACGCCAGTCGAGCGCTCTCGTTCGTCGGCGTCTCGATGCCCCAGTTCTGGGCTGCGATTTTGCTCCAGCTCGTCTTTGCCTTCTGGCTCGGGCTGCTCCCCGCGACCGGCCGAATCGGCGACGTCGGATACACCCAGGTGACCGGATTCTTGCTGTTCGATTCGCTCATCACGTTCAACTTCGCTGCGTTTCAGAGCGCGGCCGCACACATCTTTCTGCCCGCGTTGACGCTCTCGCTCGCTCCAATGGCAGACATCACACGCATGACACGCTCCAGCTTCATCGAAGAGTACAACAAAGAGTACGTCGAGGGACTGAGAACCCACAGCATCCCGGAGAAACTCCTCGTCTACAAGTACGTCCTCAAACGATCGTCAACGTCGACGTTAACCATCGCCGGACTCGACTTCGGCTTTCTCATCGGTGGGGCGTTCTTAGTCGAGATCGTCTTCGGCTGGCCGGGCATGGCACGGTACGGCGTCGACGCCATCCTCGCCAACGACATCAACGCGGTCGTCGGGGTGACGCTCGTCATCGGGATCATCTACCTGCTCGCAAACCTCGTCGTCGACATCCTCTACGGCTACCTCGATCCGCGCGTTCGCGTCTCGGGTGGTCGCCAATGA